A DNA window from Ipomoea triloba cultivar NCNSP0323 chromosome 10, ASM357664v1 contains the following coding sequences:
- the LOC116033176 gene encoding uncharacterized protein LOC116033176, with translation MDAIKLRLFPFSLRDQALSWLNSFGPNHFNTWDQLYKSFMQEYYPPSKAAKLKKQIQNFQQFGSENLYEAWKRFKDLRRQCPRNLLSPGDFISSFYEGLLDNYKTVLDTSSMGGVFLDMTPDHGEQLIERITANTAYWYNERVEQLRKEKAVGMFEVDEKVAMQAQLDSIQHMLKEMVLNKKVNAQSVISSSQMPPTPQAYSMVQPTTPSPPPSSTMAMVLSCAICGGAHASQSCQLFEPGSHNSYSTVEQVDMIGYQKPQGQAQWRNQVNPSWSNQGFQGRNPPPGFQGNQGFRGGYQGNQQWRGNQGHGTSQANTQNQQGFSQSSQDPDMKTFMNMIMTQMSKLQTEVEGLRAQQQGGGAQASTQPSFNGKLPASTENPRNQVNAVVTRSGKSLTDPPFPDDNIALENEGKEKELLPQKGDPEGQVQTKEDPSQG, from the coding sequence ATGGATGCAATCAAGCTGCGATTGTTCCCATTTTCGTTGAGGGATCAAGCTCTGAGTTGGCTCAATTCCTTCGGGCCAAATCATTTCAACACATGGGACCAACTGTACAAATCTTTCATGCAAGAATACTATCCACCCTCCAAGGCTGCAAAATTGAAGAAGCAAATCCAGAATTTCCAGCAATTCGGAAGTGAAAATCTGTACGAGGCATGGAAGAGGTTCAAGGATCTCAGGAGGCAGTGTCCTAGGAATCTCCTATCTCCTGGGGATTTCATTTCATCTTTTTATGAAGGATTGCTGGACAACTACAAGACAGTGTTGGATACTTCTTCTATGGGGGGAGTGTTTCTTGATATGACGCCCGATCATGGAGAGCAGCTGATAGAAAGAATCACAGCCAACACTGCGTATTGGTACAATGAAAGAGTCGAGCAACTAAGGAAAGAGAAAGCAGTAGGTATGTTTGAAGTGGATGAGAAGGTTGCCATGCAAGCCCAACTGGATTCGATCCAACACATGTTGAAAGAAATGGTGTTGAATAAGAAGGTGAATGCTCAGTCAGTCATTTCCTCATCCCAGATGCCACCCACACCACAAGCCTACTCGATGGTACAACCAACAACTCCAAGCCCACCACCATCTTCAACTATGGCTATGGTGCTCAGTTGCGCTATTTGTGGCGGTGCTCATGCTTCTCAAAGTTGTCAACTTTTTGAACCTGGCAGCCACAACTCTTATTCAACTGTAGAGCAAGTTGACATGATTGGATACCAAAAACCTCAAGGCCAAGCGCAATGGAGGAATCAAGTCAATCCTTCTTGGAGCAATCAAGGTTTTCAAGGGAGAAATCCACCTCCTGGTTTTCAAGGCAACCAAGGCTTTAGAGGTGGATATCAAGGCAACCAGCAATGGAGAGGAAATCAAGGACATGGTACGAGCCAAGCAAATACTCAAAATCAGCAAGGGTTTTCACAATCATCTCAAGATCCGGATATGAAAACCTTCATGAACATGATTATGACACAAATGAGTAAATTGCAAACCGAAGTTGAAGGTCTTCGAGCTCAACAACAAGGAGGAGGTGCCCAAGCTTCTACCCAACCTTCATTTAATGGTAAACTTCCAGCAAGCACTGAAAATCCTAGGAATCAAGTCAATGCTGTTGTAACTAGAAGCGGGAAGTCTTTGACTGATCCACCCTTTCCAGATGATAACATTGCTCTTGAAAatgaagggaaagaaaaagaacttcTACCACAAAAAGGAGATCCCGAAGGACAAGTGCAGACAAAGGAGGATCCTAGCCAAGGTTAA